A window of Tautonia marina contains these coding sequences:
- a CDS encoding thioesterase family protein, with the protein MKTTPRSGMTGEERITVNESNRIVFADDRMPAVLATPWLVAHLEYAARHAIAPCLEEHERSVGTFIEVEHLGATPEGATVVCRARVIHVDGPSVTFQVEARDEVELIARGIHRRRVIDVDRFARRLARKRSRLEG; encoded by the coding sequence ATGAAAACGACCCCTCGATCCGGCATGACCGGCGAGGAGCGGATCACGGTCAATGAGTCGAACCGGATCGTCTTCGCCGACGATCGGATGCCGGCCGTGCTGGCGACTCCCTGGCTGGTTGCGCACCTTGAATACGCCGCCAGGCACGCGATTGCCCCGTGCCTGGAGGAGCATGAGCGGTCGGTCGGCACGTTCATCGAGGTCGAGCACCTCGGGGCGACTCCGGAAGGGGCCACGGTGGTTTGTCGGGCTCGGGTGATTCATGTCGACGGCCCGAGCGTGACGTTTCAGGTCGAGGCCCGCGACGAGGTCGAGCTGATCGCCCGAGGGATCCACCGCCGCCGGGTCATCGACGTCGATCGCTTCGCCCGCCGCCTCGCCCGAAAGCGATCTCGACTGGAAGGCTGA
- a CDS encoding DUF427 domain-containing protein, producing MPRPKPIKPGSGQESVWDYPRPPRVEPVHRRVRVIFNGEVIAESHRALRVLETSHPPGIYLPPEDVRAAFLRPSTRSSFCEWKGRAVYHHVVVGDRRADDAAWSYPDPVPAFAAIRDYVTFYPGRVDACFLDDEQVTPQEGGFYGGWITSDLVGPFKGGPGSWGW from the coding sequence ATGCCGAGGCCGAAACCCATCAAACCGGGTTCAGGGCAGGAATCGGTCTGGGATTACCCCAGGCCCCCCCGGGTCGAGCCGGTCCATCGCCGCGTCCGGGTCATCTTCAATGGCGAGGTCATCGCCGAGTCGCATCGCGCCCTTCGTGTCCTGGAAACGAGTCACCCGCCCGGCATCTACCTGCCGCCGGAGGATGTTCGGGCCGCGTTTCTTCGCCCCTCCACCCGGTCGAGCTTTTGCGAATGGAAAGGCCGGGCGGTCTATCACCACGTCGTCGTCGGCGACCGCCGCGCCGACGATGCCGCCTGGAGCTATCCCGATCCGGTCCCCGCGTTCGCCGCGATCCGGGATTACGTCACTTTCTACCCCGGTCGCGTCGACGCCTGTTTCCTCGACGACGAGCAGGTCACGCCGCAGGAAGGCGGCTTTTACGGCGGCTGGATCACCTCCGACCTTGTCGGCCCGTTCAAGGGAGGCCCCGGCTCCTGGGGGTGGTGA